The region CTGCAgtactgaaaatatatttcggaACGCATTCCTAGTTGAATTACTAGGAATATCAGCACTAGGCAGAGAGGAGGCTTCAAGCTCTACATTTTACGTGTTTTACGTGTTTCCGATTAACTTGCTTCCTGCAACGTGAAATATGTTTCTGGAACTAATTTTCGACGTATCCAACGGTAAATGCATGTCGTTAACCAACTAATACTCTgccttgaaatattttttattatccaaAGAAGACTGAGGAACAGCAACTCGATAAGAATTTCCCTTGCATGATACCCTCTAGAGAAGTTCATATGAACTACGATTTTCACACTTGAAAGCGTGGATCATCTTAAATGTTCTGTCACCTATGTTCGTATGACGTATCTGAAATACATTTGCGCCGAAAAATTTAATCGCGTGTGCAACAATGATTGAAGATTCCAACGATTTCGAAGATTCTTCAAGCGAAAGTAATGACGACGAAAACAACGTTCGGGTGCCGACTGATGTGAgtataaaaacttttcaactttctgATGGACTCCCACCATGTAATCGGCGTGGTGTAAGTATTTCCAATTCTAGAAGTACGAAAGATACTAATCGTGCCAACGTGCCGACGAAGCATGGTATCGGTGCAAAGCCGGAAATACTCTATGctatattattttaaataaactgTGTACATCTGTACAACCTATTCCTCGCTcgatttatgaatatattcgATCATTTTTGTGTCTAGAACATAGTGGTGAATTTGCCGTGCTGTATAATCATAATATAACCTCacttaacctaacctaacctaacttgaTATACCATCGCATGACTTGATGGGTTGTTTATTCTCACACTTCATCGAAGTCACATTTCGTTGAATTCGAACATTTAAAGTCAACTTATGTTGTTGGATAAAAGTTTCCTGCTGGTATTTTTTACAACTACGAGACCGTCAGTATTGATGTTCAATATTATCCATTTAACTTGAGAAGGTCCTACGAGACTAATttaagttttcattttttatttttaggttGACATTAAGCGAAAATTGAATGAGTTCAAAATAATATTGCCATGGGTTGAGAGGTTGGACATAGTGAACGCACCTGCGCCTTTAGCGCCAGAATTGGCCCTACAAATGCAAGAGCAAGAAGTCCGCCGAGCAAAGCAGCTGCAAGGGAACAAAAAACTACCACAATTCTCACCTTCGGAAGATCCGATCTTGAATGATTTCAAAAGAGAGATGATGTTTCACCGACAAGCTCAGGGTGCGGTCATGGAGGGTATTGCTAAATTAAAAAAGCTTGGTCTAGTGACGAAGAGGCCGGATGACTATTTTGCAGAGATGGCCAAGTCTGATCAACACATGCAAAAAGTTAGGGAAAATCTCATGAAAAAACAGGTAGAAGCACAAAGATCGGAAAGAGTTAGACAATTAAGGCAACAGCGAAAGGTTGGTAAACAAATGCAAATTGaagcaaaattgaaaaagcacgctgagaaaaagaaaatgcttGATGAGGTTAAGAAATATCGCAAAGGTGTAAGAAATGATTTGGATTTCTTGGATGACAAGAAAAAGCCTAGTAATAAAAAAGCTGGAGTCCAACATATGGATAAAAAGGCCCAagcgaaattgaaaatgaagaattCAAAGTATGGTTTTGGCGGCAAAAAACGTGGCAGTAAACAGAATTCCAAATCTAGTGCTGCGGATGTATCGGAGTGGAGAAAACCTGGTAAACCAAAAAAGGGAAAGGGTGCTGGGAGCGGTAAACAGAGGCCCGGGAAAAATCGTCGTGTTCAGAtgaagtcgaaaaaaaaatgaaacggcCAGCTTTTCAGTAACTGGTAAATAACGTATCGAGTGCAACATCATGTTGTAAATCACCTATATTTTGTATATGTAACtaaaatatatagataaaataattttgtaagaAACTATAGGAGCTCTCTTTTCgttctaatattttttctaattataacCTTCATTATTATGCTATATCTTATATTGCGCGATTTATGTCACAATAAACTACCGAATATAGAGTGATGTATTGCAGTGCtataatgttgaaaaattgaaaatgcaactagctgttaatatttttaaatattttcttgaaatttttcgtatcCGATGATGTGAAAAGTATTTACGAACATTCGTAGAGCCAGTGAAGATACATTCTGAAATGTCGGATCGGTTATCACGGCATGTTTCAATTCTGTTTTATATTCTCTTGAATTCGTAGTACCAATTTTCCTATCAATCTTTTTCTGTTATAACGCGTGTTtctatttcattgaatttatgatttaaaattggataaaaaacGATTCTCATTACGGAAAATAATTGGTTTGTCCACTTTCTCTGCATTTTCTATTTGAATTAACATATCAGCAACATCCTTTTATACTTCAACATTTTGAATGTCATCGTGAACTATCATCGAATTCTATAAATTTACCAGAAAAGTGcacataaaaaattgatgagaCGAACTATATACGTACTTAATCACGGGAATCTGAGTTTACAGGTACATTTTTGTACATTTGTGTATACCGGGCCTAAACGTGGAAACAAGCCACTCGGCTTTTACAGATAGGCAATCGGGCGTTAATATTTCGCTTGTGAGATGGCAAATTGTAACTCTGGTTGCCACGATTATGCTCGGTATACAGTTTTGTATTGACGAGTGATCAGTCAATCAGCGTATACTTGGTCTGGAATTCGAAAAACCAACTAAAATCTCGATATCACGCTGGCGCCCATATTTTATAGACGTACAAAATCAGGGCAAGCGAAATTCACTCCCTTGTAAAATTTGGAATAGTAGGTACCTAGTCGATCGGCTCatttaaaattctttcaaaccCAAGAACTCACGTAAATCTGGATGTGTATAATGGACAGGGGTCGAAGGTCTTCCCATTTCTACGTGCAGGTGTGGTCATCGTATCGTGAGACGGTGAACTTGAGGACCGGAGGGTACGACGTGCGCTTTCGCGTTTGCTATTACGCAGTGGTCCCGAGAAGCTTGCGGGAAGGGTCACTTCATTTCTGCCGTATGCCCTGAGGATATTGTATTTGAATCTCGCTACAGCCCGTTGGGGTTTACTCATCCCCGACGAGGTCCGGCTTCCACAGCTTGCATCGACGAGCTATGTACGTCCACCATCGTGATCCCCCACGTCCACCTCGAACGCCCTGGGAATCCGCCGGGCGATCACAGCTGCTGCATATTTTCCAGCTTTTTCGTGATCGGTCTTATTTTTGCCCAGGGGAACGTAGCTCGTGCGTTTCCACTTTagatacgtatataaatatgctTGCGAATGGAATACAGAATAGTAGAATACGTGTCGAATGATAGTTGGGGTGAAGTCTGGTAATGGGTGGCGCTTTATTATTCATCAAGGGTGTAAGGTGCAGGTCTCCATTCTTCGTCCTGCGACACCTTGGTTTTATTTCTTCACCCTTTTAGCGTCATTGGATGACTTACATCGTTAATTATGTCGACAACGACGAATACGTAATTTACGTTGCAGTTACTTTCGATATACATTTCTTTCggaaaatcgaaataaaacaaaaacaatagaaatagaaggattatttttcactagtccccaatgtttttatttcaactaatTGAGAAATCGTATTGCgagcagataattaatatattctgattaccagaaaataattttataaacatgTTCAATCAGGGTCTCACAAGTTCGGTGAAATCGACAAATCGATTCTACAAGTTAAATCTTTcatttgttaaatattttcatcttttgtACATCCGGAGGTATAATGACCTCGACATTTGAATCAGGTAACGGTAATAAGATAATGTAAAATATGACGCGATATTTCTTTCAAGAATAATTGCGTAATGTTTGCTTGCCCCTCTTGGTCAACCCTGCTTGAAACGCAAGGTCCCCTTTACACGTCCGGTATTTCCATAACTAAGTACACACGATTATATTTAATATGGATGCCTAAGTCGGGGTGGCTAAGCGTACTAAGCTAAATACGGCTAGAGCGTAACTTGACGTTTATAAACTGAACGTATCTAGAATTATGGATCATAAGCTGAACGTGCAGGATTAACTTGCGAGCCTCAGGAGACCTCGCTAAGTTTGTATCCGAGGATTTCATGCGTCAATTATTCTACAGCGAGCTTAAATTTTTAGTTAGTGGACCTCTTCCGCCACATGTTAATTAAACTTCTAACGTGACATGCAGTGACACTCCGCATACTGCATTAGTGTCAGATGAATGACAAAATGACGTGGCATTTTTGCGGGATGCCGTACAATATTGAGTACATgtgttaaaggatttaaaagatattttttgGCTCCAATATGACGAGGCGTTATCTCATATTTGCTTTTGCATCGCTCTGAACGCACCGATTTAGGCTAGAGTTAAAATGTCACGGTTCAATTCTCCGTTCGGCAAGTCATAAATATGACAAATACTCTTCGTAATTGGTCGACGCGACGCATTAGCGGATAGTACCTGACGTATGCGGATTAACAAATCACGCTGAAAAGGGATTctcttttaaaaaatcatgtcGACTAAATAACAATGAAGTTGAATGACACAGCGAGCAGGCGGGCAGCGAGTTTTGGATTTTTCTCCCATTCCTACACATTAATACATACAGTTATTTAATCCGTTCAGCcagttttattttctgaaTTGTCGAATAGCACCATTTATTGACGCCTCAGGATGTACCATTATACACACATGCAATTAATATCACACTTCATCTCGGTGCGCATGAATTCTGAACAGCCGaatctgaatttttccaatcacaCATCCCCTTCGTTTTTGATTATTGTACAACTTTATTCCGGTTGTGTCATACGGGCCCATTTATTTCATGCAGTGTCGTAGGGAATGCTCCATTATCTCGAAttgcgatttaaaaaaattcagacttTGCAGACGTTGGTGAAAAATGCgtgttcaaaaaattctcaccaGCGTAGAGAAATGTAACTATGGTCAAATCTCTGAGGAAGTCTCGCTCGAGCTCACACCTTCAATCCGGCTCCAAAGGCATGTGCGTACTCGGCACATCCCAGGATACTGCGGAATAATAACGTACTTGGCGTTGCGCGGGACGTAAACAATCGCGCTGCTGTATAAATAACATAATTCAACTCGACAAAGGGCAGAGCTAACGAAGTACCAGTATGCCAACCGGAGCGAGCTTTAACGCATGAAAGGTGTGAGAAAAGCGCAGCGACGCTCCCTTTCTCTTTCGCAAGTACATTGGGGTTTTGGTCTTGTAGAGAACAGAGGTATATCGAAATTAAGGGCCGAATTGACACGATGTTCTTGGTATCATTGCGCCAGAGAAACTGACTTTTAAATTTTGTCGAATTTTAAGATACGTGTATTAGAGTTTCATTACCTGACTTGCGGCGTGTGCACGAATGCTTGAAACTAAAAGCAGGCGTATAAGAATGGGCGGAGAAGCATTTCCTCGGCAGGGTAGCGGACtttttatatatctatatgtgtAAGGACGTTTGCAGAAGTAGGGTTTGCGGGAGAGATAACGGGTTGAAATTTCCTTTtagagtaaaatttcattttctttcccgTGTTTCGGGGTTGAAGAGTAGAAATTGACAGAGAAAATTAGGTCAGGTGACAAATGCAGTCTGCACGTTGTAAAGTAAAAATGTTGAGTGTAGACAGATACGATATTGTTTCTGGTAGGGTGGAATTCCAATGAGGTACAAAGAATAGCCGATATTTCGTGACTGACATGCTGGCAAACACAGTAGAAATTGGTGCGCTACCCGTATCCGGTATCAACCGCGATACCGGTATGATCTGCCAGTGACGAGGAGACATTTATTCATAATAATGCAGTATCTGAAAACTTAGAGAATCTCCGAAACTCTTACAACACCGTATTTCTTCCCGGGAAATAATGAAAACTATCTATCACCTCTAGAACGCTCGTTTGTCGCAAAATGCGTGCAATTATAGCAGCGATTCAATATTAAGATGGTCACAGTCCATTCGGCGGGACATAATTATTAGCTTACTTCATAAAAGCGAATGGCATTTGTCAAAGAAGACGTAATAAGAAAAGGCAAATACCAATATCTGCAGTGGCGACGGGGTATAGGGAAGATTGCCGAGGGATAGGCGGGGGAACAAAGGTCCGAGCTCAAAGGGCAGGAGACTAGCTTTATTAACCATCATTCTATTAATAATCTTATATTAATCGTTCTGTATTTTTCATCTCACGAAATGCACAAGGTAACAAATATTTGTAAGAACGAGAACAAAGAACGGTGACCTGGCGTGGATACTTGTCTGCACTTATGACGGATGAATCACGCCTGCGGTTCTGGACAATGCCtaagatttcaaatttttttctctacgatCATCGATCTTCAGCTTGACCGTTTTCCGTGACTATCCGATACGAAATACCTCTCGAAAGTCCATGCTTCGAACAAGTTATACCGCAGTTTGTTGTCTAATGTGTCGTCGAGGCTTGTCGTGATTGTAATATCGCTGCGATCTCATGCTGTTTTCTGAAAtagaagagaattttttttttaaagagcAAAAcggtgagagagagagagagattgcgattttatttatatgtcGTTCTTGAGCAAGTAACTGCTGTTTATAATACACGATAACGCGATTGTTGGTCGTCGCGTACCGGATTTTTAACTTCAATACTGAAAAATGGCCGTAGTCTACTCATCTCTGATAAAGTAATTGGAGTAGCCTAAGTTTCGAAGTTTCCGCAGTAGCTTAACATGTGTACAAAACACCATGCATGAATACCAAACGcatatgtatgaaaaatgtgTTGAATATATTCAGATGTAAAGTCAACTttaataaagttgaaaaagaaatccaaCGTTTAAGCAAATCATTTCGAACAGTCTAAGTCGAGATAACGCACGAGGTACACGAGTGCAttggaatatatatatatacatatatacgagCATTCGCATTCCAGTAATCATCTCTGTAATTGCACTTTCATTAGTCGAAGACTTAGAGCGAGCGAGTAGTTCGAAATCGAATTACCAAACTTCTGAAAAGCCGAGCCAGCGGGACGGACTGAATAAGCAGTAAGGAATGGTTGTTTTGTAACGAAAAGAATGGTACTGTGTGTGGAAACTCGGGGTAATTTTCAGAATGTATTTTCCGAACCAGCGTCGCCCGTTCGCTTGTGTATTATTTATGATCCACCGTCAGGACAAGTGACAGGTCGATTGGTAAATAATACGCATGCACCCCTGCGTGCCGGTAAGTGATTACTGGCCACAAATTGTTACGCCATACACCATCAAGATTGCTTCCATCACTTCGGCTCCGTCtgcacgtatatgtataacaacCTGTCTCGTCCAACGACTAAATCTCAAAGTTTGTTACgctgaatgaataaattaactGCCGGATCATGGAGGACAGCACTCAAATACGTCGGCAAACTTTGTTTCACTTAGGCCTGATCATTTTCACGTAACAATCCGAAGATCTCATGCGATTTGTCAGATTTCGCTCGAGGGTATGCAAGTATATTCAGCCACTTTTGACAACTATAGGAGAAACGTAGATTCATAAATGTCGTTTTTCGTTCCTCCTATTTCATTTAAAGGAACATTTGaaaagaatatgaataaagtaATAGAAGCGTTTAGCTGGATAGAAAGAATCTATCGGCCTACGTGTAAGACGAAGCTTTAACTATGAATACTTCTACTTTGACGGGGATTTCACACTTTGGGTAATGATTATTACAAATTTACTCAAACCTCGCCATGCTGTCCGCTTGCCCGGCGGGCTATCTCGAGCGTAATTGATTATCAATTACGCCCGGACTGCGTAATCCACCGTTGAAGAAACAAAACTAGTCGCAACGTTCCCACGTCCAACCACGTGCACTAGCGTGACGTTCGTGGTgaagaaaaggagaaagaaattaCTAACAAACTGATGTACATATCTGGTATTTCAATTCGACATTTTGTTAATTGATTAACTTTGGGTTGTTTAAATGTGGGAATTGGTTTAACGCACCTGACTCGTCATCCGCGTCGTACTCAGCCAGTGTGTCGCTGCAGCAGAAATTGTACTCTAAGTTCCGACTTCGGCGTAGTAGAAGAACAACTTCGGCCACGCCGCTGACGTTCGGTGGTGGTAGAAcagtgaaattatttccaaattttgccGCCCGATACTCGATATCCGAATTGTAGTAAGCCGACTCTAAGTTTCCGTTGACTATCTGTaacgaaaatcaatttcatattcaacAAGCATAGCCAGTACGTAAAATTAGATACCCAGACCCGTGTCAACGTGTAGATTCTTGGTTTACGGTGACCTCGACTACTTATCATCACGTGGATGTGATCAAACAGAATGTTTACCGTCATCGGTCTATAGCCAGAGTGAATTCTTGTTTTTAAACAAATCACGGCATCGTAAAGTCAGATCTGTCTGTATAACACAGATGCATTTCTTTTATCCCAGTAAAAGACTGATAAATATTCGCTAGATAAGATTGGAAATTGCGGAGGTAGGTACAGTTTGGCCTGGCAGGTATCGATTCACTCCGAGTTGTATgataaatttggaaatttgggTGTGAGAGGCCGGATCGTACGTTGGGCTGGATATTAATTTGTCGAAGGGTTATTTGCGGTCGGTACAACCCTCAGCCCAGGGTTTTGTATTCAGGCTTTGATAGTGTAGTCACGCGCAATGTTGCCACTGGACTTTCGATGACGTCCTTCCGGTGAATATTACTCCTAGTAACGGCTCCGCGGCTGACGTCCTCGTTCGCTCGTATCGGGACATGGAAAAACACTTTCCATACGTTCCATTATATCCTCGCTACAAATGGTCCGCTATTCGTACTCATCTCTGGATATTTCCCGTAAATATGACGCGTTGGAACATTTGTCTGCATATTTCCCCTCGTGCCTTCAACcctctatacatatacgtgcgCAAAGGTATAAACGACCGATGGATATCGGTGAATACAATTGTTGCAACGATTACTGTTACTGTTACGACTTTGCGGTCTGGGGACAAGGATCAAGGGACCGTTACGAGCGAAAGGCAGTAAACATGCGTATAAAAATGATACAAGTTCGCATTACTGGGGTACGATTCTCGGACTAATGCGACCTTAACCCGCGAATTTGTACCGTTTGGTGTAATCAACGGACTCGATTTCTACCGTTTTCACTTGTTAGAAATCGAGATTGCTGAACGAAATCGTTGcccttgtaaaactttggggaTTCGAGCCGTCAAATCTATTGATTATCTGGTTTGCTTCTATCCGAAGGCTGTGTAAATTGATCGGAATATATCCGTCCTGCATAGGTTCGATTCGATATCATAAGAGAGAGTGATGCGAATGTGTACAGGCGCATACTCGAGGGAGACGTTCGCTCTTCAATAAAGCTGACATCTTTCGTGATAAGTAAGCGCGAGTAGCGAAGAGTTGCAAGTGTCTGCGTAATCTGAGTTGCATAAAGTCTGAGTCCCGAAGATGGTGTTACTTCGCGCAGAGTTTGTCGTCAAGTATCAGACGACGCGGCGTAAGAAGTCGTTAATGGCCCTCGGCAGAGTAGAGCATAATAGGTTCCTCCTTATTCTTGTAGCTTCGTACCTACGTGTAGCATCTGCAACTATCACGAGCAAACGTAATCCTCTTACGATCATACGCAACGTTCGTTGCGGCACAGAAGGCGCACTGGGCTTGAACAACAGGTACGATACTCGGAAGTATTAAGTTTCCGAGTTTTTGGACGAGTTTTGAGTTCTGCGTAAGAAGTTTGCACTTTATTATACCTGCGCCAACTATTGACTTTTAAATTTGTCCTCTAAGACGAGCCCTTTCTTCAAGTTCATCTTCCGCACATGTTAACATATACCCGATACgctacgtatgtacgtacatacgtttCAGTTTTGGAACTAAAGCAGCAGAGGCGGCAGCAGCAACGCTCGGGATTTGTTCTAAACTCAGCAGTTTATCCGTCGGGTGATACGAGCGTAAAAATGAGAAACTATGGAACAAAGTTAAAGCGGCTGTCGCCAGCTATACGGCTATGTATTTACTTAGTgatacgtattatattattcgtGTGCATGCACGGTATATGCATAACTACAcgacgatatttttcatcaactttcGTAAAATAAACGCTGCACGTACCCAAAGTTTCAATCCTCTTTTATGTACCTTTTgacttgcaattttttgttcgtctttttttcatattatggATGTTAGGCATGAAATACAAACCGGTAGGGTAGACAAGGTTTCACCTTAAATTTACGGAAACTTATCACTCCGAGTGGAGAAAGAGAGCTGATTTCACTGAAAACTGCAGGGAAAGAGGGACACGAATACCCGTGTGGCAAATATACTTTTTACTATAAATGTGGCAGATTGTAAGCCGCAAACATTCGTCTTCACTGTTTCTAGAGTAAATTCTGCATTTTACTAAGTATATTCCATTAAAAAAACCTGACGCGTCCCTCTTTTCTtgcagttttgagtaaaatttgctCTCTTATTCTCTCCGTTTACACCACGTGATTTTGGTCAATATAATAAAGGCGGAGTTTCCACGACCGTCGCCTTTTATGAATTAAAGTGGAGCCGTATACACTCCGTATAATTCTTGGGTTCTTCGAGATCCTTCAGTCCTTTGCATGTGCGGATTCAGGATTCGGAACGTCAGCTAATCCTGTGATGATCGGCCAGGATTGGAAGGTTCTGTAAGTTTTCCGCCCAAACAGACTGTTTCATGTGAACCAAGTGTAAGACTAGAAACGAATATTTGTCGCTCATACCATTCGGTTCAGTTTCGTCAACTGCTGCGCGTGAATGTTTGTCCATCCGTAAAGTGGTGTGTGAGGAAATTTTCGCCAGTCGGGGTGGAGCAGAGTCACATCGTAtctgggaaaaaaatatttaataaattctACGTCGGGGCAAAAACCTTGTACAGTCCAGATTATATACTACGTGGATCTGAATTATTGATACAATTGCCTACTGTTTGAATTTTATCGAGAGTGGGGCCTGTTAACATGCTGCGATGTACAGGGTGGTTCATTTTAATCGCCCGAGGCAAATATTACAGCAACGAAAAGACATACCAGAAAAAGTCTCCTACAAAACTTGTATATTctcaaaagagagaaaaaataatactctCTCCTTGGCGTAGAGACAGTTTCTTAATTGAAATGGGAAAAACGACAAATAGTTttgccgataaaaaaattagaactatattttatttgttactgCTATTACCATCTGTTGTCACTAGCGAAAGTTTATATTTATGCACAAACtagcgaaaatattttctctttaACTTCACGGGTTGTCGCATTATCGCATCATCACGCATTGATTGTATCTGTAGTATGATTCACggtatacgttatacatatattttcacaCGCAATTAATATGCATCTGAATAGTAGCTTCAGCCAAGattgatttttaaagttacaatTCTGGTTGGCAATTATCGGGACGCGTGTGCTCGGACAGTTAAATCAGCACATATCCGTGATCACattctaaaaattcaaatcttcgAGTTGCGagacttatttattttacatgaAGTATTATATCTATACCGAGAATAACGAACGAGCCGGCGCGCGGCgtcgataaaaattcaatatttttacaaacgcAATTACCCCTACAAAGGAATCGTGCTATGGAATATTTGCACCACACTTTGATCGTGTGATTTTCTACCGACACGATACTTTTTTCACTTGTTAAATTGCCTTGAGCCTTACTTGTTATTCTTGTGCGTCGGTAGGTGTTGGACCTGCATGGGATTCGGCATTTCCGGTAAATCTTCTCTTTGACGTTCGCCTCCAGCAGCTGAAGTATCGGCGCTTGCGGGAGTTGGAGCCCTTTTGCGGCGGATCCGAAGTTTCTTGAGAAAATATCCCCACGAGAAGCACGAGGACATTTGCAAGGTATTCCCACCGCAGAGACTATTCGTAACTCCACCGTACAAAACGCATGTTTCAATATACCTGATCCGTTTGCCTCGTGGCGTTGAACCGCATGCTTTAGTGCTTGCTACAGGATAGTGAAATTTCCGTCGTATCTCCTCACAGTTTCCGATACAAGGAACGAAGCCGATTGACGTTTTCTCTGTACATATAGCACTGCGGGAACCAACAGGAAAACCGTTCCAATTATCCGACGTGTGACAGTGTTAATTGTCGAAATGATTGTCACTTGCTGTATTGAACCAAGATCAACTTGTACCGAATGGGTTTGAAGATTTGGGAGAAGTAAGATACAAAATAgacaaataaaattgatattaaatgaaaaaatagcgTCCGACGCACAGAGATTTTATTGATTAGAATTTAATTTagattcaaaatgttcaatGGTTTATTATTTAACCTTTCAATCGTTACGTTCACTGCGTTATTCTTCTCGCGGTGATCCAATTGAACTTGTAAACCGATCTATGTGCGGAACGCTACTGCGTTGAGacgttatttttgtttttcaatttccaacaACGACGAGGTTTTATCTGTTTGCTTTGTTATTAATCGACGAACCAACGATGATTCGATACGTAAATGTGTGCATAGTTGCTCATACAAAGTCTAGAGTACGTATGTAAATACGTACAATCTATAAGtatctataaatatacatatattatatacatatatgtgtatgtattatatgtataccacCTATAATGTGCATGTATATCGACTCGCTTTGCAGGCAGCGTCGCACCAAGTACGCTCTTATCTCAATGCGTTTGTGCAATGTTCGAATGGTAGGTCCGTCCGCATGCTCgacaaaatttaacaatacacatatatacgtcTCTATACGGCCGCTCTTTATACGGCATTTCGCTAGAACGGTCTTTTTTAATTGTGGCACTTTTTCGATTTATGGCCGACAATATTTCCTtatacggtaaaaaaaaatattttaatctaAGCATGTTTAcaggaaataaaaagaataaaatgcTTTATGAACTAAAAACTatgttattttataaaaaaatggaatagaTCCACTTCAATATGTATGAGCTTGTGAAAGAATAACTGATTACTTGTACGGCTTTTCGCTTTACGGCCAACTTTTCTGGAACGTATCTAGGCCGTAAAGCGAGGTATGGCTGTACGTCAAACATTGCGTTTTCCATGCACTATAGTCCTATCAcgtgatcgaaaaatattgcctCAACTATTCGAAacaagagaaaatatttttggtagGAGCGATGGGGATGCACGAAAGCCAGCCTTCGACCCCTTGATTTtgttaatttcgaaaaatcgatcaCGCGATTTTAAAGATACAACTATGCACTCGCTCGCATCATGATGCAATTAGTTATTTCACCAACTCTATTCAGATAGTTTTCAGCATTCCAGTAGTCCTTTCAACCTACGAGATCTAAAAGAATTACTAAT is a window of Neodiprion pinetum isolate iyNeoPine1 chromosome 4, iyNeoPine1.2, whole genome shotgun sequence DNA encoding:
- the LOC124217587 gene encoding probable rRNA-processing protein EBP2 homolog is translated as MIEDSNDFEDSSSESNDDENNVRVPTDVDIKRKLNEFKIILPWVERLDIVNAPAPLAPELALQMQEQEVRRAKQLQGNKKLPQFSPSEDPILNDFKREMMFHRQAQGAVMEGIAKLKKLGLVTKRPDDYFAEMAKSDQHMQKVRENLMKKQVEAQRSERVRQLRQQRKVGKQMQIEAKLKKHAEKKKMLDEVKKYRKGVRNDLDFLDDKKKPSNKKAGVQHMDKKAQAKLKMKNSKYGFGGKKRGSKQNSKSSAADVSEWRKPGKPKKGKGAGSGKQRPGKNRRVQMKSKKK
- the LOC124217594 gene encoding uncharacterized protein; this encodes MSSCFSWGYFLKKLRIRRKRAPTPASADTSAAGGERQREDLPEMPNPMQVQHLPTHKNNKYDVTLLHPDWRKFPHTPLYGWTNIHAQQLTKLNRMIVNGNLESAYYNSDIEYRAAKFGNNFTVLPPPNVSGVAEVVLLLRRSRNLEYNFCCSDTLAEYDADDESENSMRSQRYYNHDKPRRHIRQQTAV